The following coding sequences lie in one Rutidosis leptorrhynchoides isolate AG116_Rl617_1_P2 chromosome 4, CSIRO_AGI_Rlap_v1, whole genome shotgun sequence genomic window:
- the LOC139840252 gene encoding histone deacetylase 5-like isoform X4: protein MVVEVDVFGFSPRYQLCYKVYNICHTFMGISTLRKKFSNLNNSTSQYTMQVREELSVYWSVLAEKLPEKLTSKVTPRLQIYSSQSDEEYDDGPNILSEDDATIPLSKLKFSEDGTDKFDTSSSQAWRSELSKIDIWYASFGSNMSESRFRCYIQGGQWIMSLFPDFARVAFG from the exons ATGGTGGTTGAAGTTGACGTTTTTGGTTTTTCACCTCGCTATCAG TTATGCTACAAGGTCTACAACATATGTCATACCTTTATGGGGATTTCGACATTGAGAAAGAAATTTAGCAATCTTAACAATTCTACCTCACAATATACAATGCAG GTTCGTGAGGAACTGAGCGTATATTGGTCGGTACTTGCAGAGAAGTTACCTGAGAAGTTGACCAGTAAAGTAACACCTCGACTACAG ATATATAGCTCGCAGTCTGATGAAGAATATGATGATGGTCCGAATATATTATCAGAGGATGATGCTACAATACCACTTTCAAAACTGAAATTTAGTGAAGATGGTACAG ATAAATTTGATACCAGTTCTTCTCAAGCCTGGAGATCAGAGTTGTCAAAAATTGATATTTGGTATGCCTCTTTTGGATCAAACATGAGCGAGTCAAGATTTCGCTGTTATATACAAGGTGGCCAG TGGATTATGAGTTTGTTTCCAGATTTTGCCAGGGTTGCATTTGGATAG
- the LOC139840252 gene encoding histone deacetylase 5-like isoform X2: MFVFTSVSLSSMLRVCFMLTIIFRWLDHLMLQLCYKVYNICHTFMGISTLRKKFSNLNNSTSQYTMQVREELSVYWSVLAEKLPEKLTSKVTPRLQIYSSQSDEEYDDGPNILSEDDATIPLSKLKFSEDGTDKFDTSSSQAWRSELSKIDIWYASFGSNMSESRFRCYIQGGQVIYDIMLLIILYF; encoded by the exons ATGTTTGTATTTACTTCCGTTTCCTTATCTTCAATGTTACGTGTGTGCTTTATGTTGACAATTATTTTCCGTTGGTTGGACCATCTAATGTTACAG TTATGCTACAAGGTCTACAACATATGTCATACCTTTATGGGGATTTCGACATTGAGAAAGAAATTTAGCAATCTTAACAATTCTACCTCACAATATACAATGCAG GTTCGTGAGGAACTGAGCGTATATTGGTCGGTACTTGCAGAGAAGTTACCTGAGAAGTTGACCAGTAAAGTAACACCTCGACTACAG ATATATAGCTCGCAGTCTGATGAAGAATATGATGATGGTCCGAATATATTATCAGAGGATGATGCTACAATACCACTTTCAAAACTGAAATTTAGTGAAGATGGTACAG ATAAATTTGATACCAGTTCTTCTCAAGCCTGGAGATCAGAGTTGTCAAAAATTGATATTTGGTATGCCTCTTTTGGATCAAACATGAGCGAGTCAAGATTTCGCTGTTATATACAAGGTGGCCAGGTAATTTATGATATTATGCTTCTAATCATATTATATTTCTAG
- the LOC139840252 gene encoding uncharacterized protein isoform X5, giving the protein MFVFTSVSLSSMLRVCFMLTIIFRWLDHLMLQLCYKVYNICHTFMGISTLRKKFSNLNNSTSQYTMQVREELSVYWSVLAEKLPEKLTSKVTPRLQIYSSQSDEEYDDGPNILSEDDATIPLSKLKFSEDGTVLLKPGDQSCQKLIFGMPLLDQT; this is encoded by the exons ATGTTTGTATTTACTTCCGTTTCCTTATCTTCAATGTTACGTGTGTGCTTTATGTTGACAATTATTTTCCGTTGGTTGGACCATCTAATGTTACAG TTATGCTACAAGGTCTACAACATATGTCATACCTTTATGGGGATTTCGACATTGAGAAAGAAATTTAGCAATCTTAACAATTCTACCTCACAATATACAATGCAG GTTCGTGAGGAACTGAGCGTATATTGGTCGGTACTTGCAGAGAAGTTACCTGAGAAGTTGACCAGTAAAGTAACACCTCGACTACAG ATATATAGCTCGCAGTCTGATGAAGAATATGATGATGGTCCGAATATATTATCAGAGGATGATGCTACAATACCACTTTCAAAACTGAAATTTAGTGAAGATGGTACAG TTCTTCTCAAGCCTGGAGATCAGAGTTGTCAAAAATTGATATTTGGTATGCCTCTTTTGGATCAAACATGA
- the LOC139840252 gene encoding histone deacetylase 5-like isoform X1, with the protein MFVFTSVSLSSMLRVCFMLTIIFRWLDHLMLQLCYKVYNICHTFMGISTLRKKFSNLNNSTSQYTMQVREELSVYWSVLAEKLPEKLTSKVTPRLQIYSSQSDEEYDDGPNILSEDDATIPLSKLKFSEDGTDKFDTSSSQAWRSELSKIDIWYASFGSNMSESRFRCYIQGGQWIMSLFPDFARVAFG; encoded by the exons ATGTTTGTATTTACTTCCGTTTCCTTATCTTCAATGTTACGTGTGTGCTTTATGTTGACAATTATTTTCCGTTGGTTGGACCATCTAATGTTACAG TTATGCTACAAGGTCTACAACATATGTCATACCTTTATGGGGATTTCGACATTGAGAAAGAAATTTAGCAATCTTAACAATTCTACCTCACAATATACAATGCAG GTTCGTGAGGAACTGAGCGTATATTGGTCGGTACTTGCAGAGAAGTTACCTGAGAAGTTGACCAGTAAAGTAACACCTCGACTACAG ATATATAGCTCGCAGTCTGATGAAGAATATGATGATGGTCCGAATATATTATCAGAGGATGATGCTACAATACCACTTTCAAAACTGAAATTTAGTGAAGATGGTACAG ATAAATTTGATACCAGTTCTTCTCAAGCCTGGAGATCAGAGTTGTCAAAAATTGATATTTGGTATGCCTCTTTTGGATCAAACATGAGCGAGTCAAGATTTCGCTGTTATATACAAGGTGGCCAG TGGATTATGAGTTTGTTTCCAGATTTTGCCAGGGTTGCATTTGGATAG
- the LOC139840252 gene encoding histone deacetylase 5-like isoform X3, with the protein MFVFTSVSLSSMLRVCFMLTIIFRWLDHLMLQLCYKVYNICHTFMGISTLRKKFSNLNNSTSQYTMQVREELSVYWSVLAEKLPEKLTSKVTPRLQIYSSQSDEEYDDGPNILSEDDATIPLSKLKFSEDGTDKFDTSSSQAWRSELSKIDIWYASFGSNMSESRFRCYIQGGQILPGLHLDST; encoded by the exons ATGTTTGTATTTACTTCCGTTTCCTTATCTTCAATGTTACGTGTGTGCTTTATGTTGACAATTATTTTCCGTTGGTTGGACCATCTAATGTTACAG TTATGCTACAAGGTCTACAACATATGTCATACCTTTATGGGGATTTCGACATTGAGAAAGAAATTTAGCAATCTTAACAATTCTACCTCACAATATACAATGCAG GTTCGTGAGGAACTGAGCGTATATTGGTCGGTACTTGCAGAGAAGTTACCTGAGAAGTTGACCAGTAAAGTAACACCTCGACTACAG ATATATAGCTCGCAGTCTGATGAAGAATATGATGATGGTCCGAATATATTATCAGAGGATGATGCTACAATACCACTTTCAAAACTGAAATTTAGTGAAGATGGTACAG ATAAATTTGATACCAGTTCTTCTCAAGCCTGGAGATCAGAGTTGTCAAAAATTGATATTTGGTATGCCTCTTTTGGATCAAACATGAGCGAGTCAAGATTTCGCTGTTATATACAAGGTGGCCAG ATTTTGCCAGGGTTGCATTTGGATAGCACTTGA
- the LOC139840252 gene encoding histone deacetylase 5-like isoform X6 yields the protein MGISTLRKKFSNLNNSTSQYTMQVREELSVYWSVLAEKLPEKLTSKVTPRLQIYSSQSDEEYDDGPNILSEDDATIPLSKLKFSEDGTDKFDTSSSQAWRSELSKIDIWYASFGSNMSESRFRCYIQGGQWIMSLFPDFARVAFG from the exons ATGGGGATTTCGACATTGAGAAAGAAATTTAGCAATCTTAACAATTCTACCTCACAATATACAATGCAG GTTCGTGAGGAACTGAGCGTATATTGGTCGGTACTTGCAGAGAAGTTACCTGAGAAGTTGACCAGTAAAGTAACACCTCGACTACAG ATATATAGCTCGCAGTCTGATGAAGAATATGATGATGGTCCGAATATATTATCAGAGGATGATGCTACAATACCACTTTCAAAACTGAAATTTAGTGAAGATGGTACAG ATAAATTTGATACCAGTTCTTCTCAAGCCTGGAGATCAGAGTTGTCAAAAATTGATATTTGGTATGCCTCTTTTGGATCAAACATGAGCGAGTCAAGATTTCGCTGTTATATACAAGGTGGCCAG TGGATTATGAGTTTGTTTCCAGATTTTGCCAGGGTTGCATTTGGATAG
- the LOC139840886 gene encoding uncharacterized protein — MYADPRRCLVNFEVGDCVYLKVSPWKGVIRFGKRGKLAPRYIGPFKIIQRVNDQTVVLGLPAELAGIHNTFNVCYLRKCKVDDETQLVPLSDLRVDLNQKLVEEPVRIVDRKFRGKKRALEHQLVILGRTRQFCAAAAR, encoded by the exons atgtatgccgaTCCACGTAGATGTCTGGTAAACTTTGAGGTCGGGGATTGTGTATacttgaaagtatcaccttggaagggagtTATTAGGTTTGGTAAGCGGGGTAAGTTAgctccaagatacattgggccgttCAAGATTATTCAGAGGGTTAATGATCAAACGGTTGTATTAGGGCTTCCAGCAGAGTTAGCAGGGATACATAACACTTTTAATGtgtgttaccttaggaagtgtaaagtcgatgacgaaACACAACTGGTTCCGTTGAGTGATTTGAGGGTCGACTtaaatcaaaagttagttgaagaaccggttAGGATAGTCGATAGAAAG TTtagaggtaagaaacgagctctagagcaccaATTGGTGATTTTAGGTCGAACCCGTCAGTTTTGTGCTGCTGCTGCacgatga